Genomic segment of Paenibacillaceae bacterium GAS479:
TTCGCGCAGCATCCCAGCCGAGTTCTTCCTTAAGCACTCTCCAGCCTGCATCGCTGATTACAAGTCCAACCTCGCAGCCTGCTTTCAATAGCTCTTCCACCAAACGAACGCCATAAATCGCTCCACTTGCACCTGTAATGCCGACAGCCCAGCGTAGCGGACGCCTTGTCTCCCCCGTCATGCCCATGCTCTCAGCACCGTAAGATCAAGCAGCGTGAATATAAGCATCGTAATACTGAGCCAACCGTTCATGGTAAAAAAGGCTGTTTGCAGACGACTCATGTCATCTGGACCAAGTATTAGATGTTCATAGAACAGGATGCCGATGGAAATCAATGCGCCCGCCAGATAGATCCAGCTAAGGTCGGTCATAAAGAAGAGCGCGATGAAACAAACGGATGTTACGAGATGGAAACATTTAGCCAGCATTAGAGAACGTTTGACGCCAAAGCGAGCCGGAATGGAGTACACTTTCTCGTTGCGATCGAAATCGATGTCCTGCAGGGCATAAATCGTATCGAAGCCAGATAGCCAGAAAACGATGCCGACGTAGAACACCCAGGCCGCAGGCGCGAATTCGCCTGTGACCGCAACCCAGCCGCCCAGTGGTGCTAGACCGATTGTCAGGCCGAGAATGATATGGCAGAGCCACGTAAAACGCTTCGCATAGGAGTAGATAACCAAGAAAAACACCGCAATCGGCATAAGCTTGATGCAAACCGGATCCAGCTTAGACGCCGCCCAGAAAAAGAGGACAAAGCTCAGGACAACGAAAAGCACAACCTCGCCGGTTTTCAGCAAGCCGGCAGGCAGTGCCCTCTTTTCGGTCCGCGGGTTTTTGAGATCGATTGCTTTGTCGATCAGCCGGTTGAGGCCCATAGCGGCGCTGCGAGCGCCGAACATGGCCAGAGTAATCCAGCCGGCCTCCGCCCAAGAAGGAAGCCGCCCTTCCATCGTCACTGCACCTAGCAGCATACCGATATAAGCGAACGGCAGGGCAAAAATGGTATGTTCAAATTTAATCATTTCTAAAAAAATGCGTACTTTGCGGATCATTTCCCGTCTGTCCCCTTCGTTCCGATATGAAGCGCCGCAATGCCGCCGGTCAGGGGATCTGCGCTTACCGATTTCAGTCCGGTCTCGCGGAAAATTTCCGCAAGTTCATCCCGTCCTGGGAATGCCTTTAAAGAATCAGGCAACCATTTGTATTGTTCGTAAGACTTGGCCACCAGCTTACCGACGCGGGGCAGCAGTTTTTCGAAGTAGAAGTAATAAATCCCCTTGAAAGGCTGCCAGGTCGGCTTGGACAGCTCCAGGCATACAACCTTGCCGCCTGGTTTCACAACGCGCCTCATCTCGCGAAGCACCTGATGAAGATCAGGAACATTGCGCAAGCCGAAACCAATCGTCGCATAGTCGAAACTGTTGTCCGGATAAGGAAGCTCCATAGCGTTGCCCTGAACGAGCGTAATCTGGTCGCCAAGCTTCTCCTGGTTGACCTTATTCTGGCCGACATCCAGCATCGCTTGGCTGAAATCAAGACCAATAATCTTGCCGTTGCCGCTCGCTTTGGCAATTGCAAGCGTCCAGTCGCATGTTCCGCAGCAAAGGTCGATTGCTGTTTCTCCCGGACGCACATTCATCTTGCGCATGGTGAATTTCCGCCAAGCTTTGTGCTGGCGGAAGCTGAGCAAATCGTTCATCATGTCATATTTTGGAGCGATCTTCTGAAAAACGGAATGAACATGTGTTTCCTTGGAGCTTGAGTTCATCTCTGTTGTCACCTCACTTCACCTGCCGCTCCAGCAGCCGCTCCCGCGGCCGGGCGAAGCAGATTCTCTCCGATGAGAGCCATCTCCTCCGCCAGCTTGGCCGGAGCCAGGGAAACCGCAAACTGCCCAAATTGAGCTGCGCTTTCGCCAAGCTTGTCCGCCAGCAAAGAAGCCAGGCCGTATTTTTTGATCATAAGTGCTGCCACGCCAGCTCCCCGCTTCGCTTCCTCCTGAAGCATCCGCTTGTCCTGAGGCTCGCCATGCTCCAAAACGAACCAGTAACCCCAGCTGTCATAAAAGCTGCCGGAGTGGTCCAGCTTATTCCTCTCTTCAACGAGGACTTCCAGCCTGGACAAGGATCGTACAAGCTCCTTCCAAGCAGGTTTCAGCCGCTCTTCAATCAGCTCAGAAAAGCTGAGGAGCAGTTCACCTCGGATATCGCTCTGCAGCTCCAGATAATCCTCTGATAGGAGCTGCCCTCTCTTCATCCGTTGGTACAAATCCGTCTTGAGGCGATTGGCCTCGCAAATAGCGCCGCTGAGGTGCTGGATCATCTCGATTTGCCCGACGCCTGCCAGCAGCTGATAGAATCGGCTGCTGAAATAATCGCCTGCCAGTACGCGCAATTGTCTCTGACGCATCTGCATCATGCCGCGCTCACCGGCTTCTATATCCACCTCATCGTGAGTGTCCAGCCCTAGCTGGACAAGTGATACCGCAAGGGACTGAACCTCCCTATGCTCCGCAGCGGACCCATATTGCAAGAAGGCGCTCAAAAGCCGAATACGTGCGTCTGGAAACGGAGGCAAATCCGCGTAGCGCTGAATCATGTCATGCTTCGTATACTTGTTGGCTAAATCGGGTATTCGGTAATCTGTCATGAGGTAAGCCTCCGAACCTAACGGCGAGACACAACCGTTCCATAATCTAAACTATTATAGCACAATCGCGGCATAGAAGCACAAAAGCCAAACGGCATGAAAGCCCTTGCCAGAGTATGCTCCTGCTGCTGCACTAACTACTCTTTTGTTCCGGCTTAGCCCGGAAATAGACCAGCCTGAGCCGCGACTGCCACAGGCGATCTGAACTCAGTTGGATGCCGCTCCAGTCGCGCAGCGTCTCCGGCTTGATCCAAGGATCTGAACTCCTCAGGTCAGCGGCGGCGATCAGGCTGCCTTCGGAAGTTTCCAATCTGGCCAGCAGACGGGTCACATTTGAGCTGCGAAGGAAACTGAGCTGGGCTAGCCCCAGCAGATCCTCCCGCCAGAATGCCTCCTCTAAACTTCCGCTCGCGCGCTTCAGATCCACCTTAAGTACGCTTCCATTCCAGTCTACCCGCTGCAAACGCTTCGACAGGCCGAGCTCCTGCAGTTGATCCACTAAATTCGCTTGGTTAAGCGGCTCAGGCAGCTCCGTGTGGAACACCGCTCTGTTTTCGCCATTTGCGGCTCCGCCATTAAAAGGCAGCTGCGCCAGCAGCAGAATCGCAGCAATTGCTGCCATCGCTGCCGCGGCCATCCGTCCCCACGCCCCTGCTCTCATACGGGCCATGCCTCCCTCTTCCGACTGCTTCCGGACAACATTACCGGTCTATACAGCCAGTATACGGGGACAGGTTCAATTTCATGAGCTGCAAGGCTTCAAAGTGGACAACTTTTGTAAATTTTCATGAGGACAACATTCGTGAATTCTCATGAGGAGAAATTTCGTGAATTCTCAATTGCAAAAAAAAAGCAGGCCTGCGCCTGCTCCATCATTCTCCCGACTCAACCGTGCCATAAGGGGTCATGATTGTCGCCCGTCCCCTAATCTTTATTGCGGAAGTATGATCCGTGAACTGGGCAATTAGTACCTCGCCTTTGTCCAGCTTTTCGGTATGGTGAAAGCGTGTGTCCGTGCCACGAGTCAATCCGATGACCTGGACTCCCTGATCCTTGGCCTTAATGACGATATAATCTGCTTCCTGCTGCCCCATGATTGTCTCCTCCTTCGCCCGGTAATCCGGACATCATGTTCCTCTAGAAAAAACTGCTCTCCCGATCAGCATCAGGA
This window contains:
- a CDS encoding heptaprenyl diphosphate synthase, giving the protein MTDYRIPDLANKYTKHDMIQRYADLPPFPDARIRLLSAFLQYGSAAEHREVQSLAVSLVQLGLDTHDEVDIEAGERGMMQMRQRQLRVLAGDYFSSRFYQLLAGVGQIEMIQHLSGAICEANRLKTDLYQRMKRGQLLSEDYLELQSDIRGELLLSFSELIEERLKPAWKELVRSLSRLEVLVEERNKLDHSGSFYDSWGYWFVLEHGEPQDKRMLQEEAKRGAGVAALMIKKYGLASLLADKLGESAAQFGQFAVSLAPAKLAEEMALIGENLLRPAAGAAAGAAGEVR
- a CDS encoding demethylmenaquinone methyltransferase / 2-methoxy-6-polyprenyl-1,4-benzoquinol methylase: MNSSSKETHVHSVFQKIAPKYDMMNDLLSFRQHKAWRKFTMRKMNVRPGETAIDLCCGTCDWTLAIAKASGNGKIIGLDFSQAMLDVGQNKVNQEKLGDQITLVQGNAMELPYPDNSFDYATIGFGLRNVPDLHQVLREMRRVVKPGGKVVCLELSKPTWQPFKGIYYFYFEKLLPRVGKLVAKSYEQYKWLPDSLKAFPGRDELAEIFRETGLKSVSADPLTGGIAALHIGTKGTDGK
- a CDS encoding transcription attenuation protein (tryptophan RNA-binding attenuator protein) translates to MGQQEADYIVIKAKDQGVQVIGLTRGTDTRFHHTEKLDKGEVLIAQFTDHTSAIKIRGRATIMTPYGTVESGE
- a CDS encoding 4-hydroxybenzoate polyprenyltransferase, with amino-acid sequence MIRKVRIFLEMIKFEHTIFALPFAYIGMLLGAVTMEGRLPSWAEAGWITLAMFGARSAAMGLNRLIDKAIDLKNPRTEKRALPAGLLKTGEVVLFVVLSFVLFFWAASKLDPVCIKLMPIAVFFLVIYSYAKRFTWLCHIILGLTIGLAPLGGWVAVTGEFAPAAWVFYVGIVFWLSGFDTIYALQDIDFDRNEKVYSIPARFGVKRSLMLAKCFHLVTSVCFIALFFMTDLSWIYLAGALISIGILFYEHLILGPDDMSRLQTAFFTMNGWLSITMLIFTLLDLTVLRAWA